Below is a window of Sporosarcina ureae DNA.
ACAACAACTTACCCAAATCTTCAAATCCAAAGAAATCGAACATTTGACTAGCTGACCAAATAGCCGCCAACGGATTCGCAATATGCTGACCTGCAATATCCGGAGCCGATCCGTGAATCGGTTCGAACATAGAAGGGTACGTCTTTTCTGGATTAATATTCGCCCCAGCAGCCAGTCCCATTCCTCCAGCTAGTGCAGCGCCTAAATCCGTCAAAATATCGCCGAATAAATTGGACGTAACGACCACTTCGAATCGTGCCGGATCTTTAATCATCAACATCGCAGCCGCATCGACCAGGTAGCTTGCCGTCTCCACATGCGGATACTCTAGACTTACTTCTTCAAATACTTGATCCCAGAAGACCATCGAATAGTTCAATGCATTGGCTTTACTAATACTAGTCAGCGTCTTCCCAAGATCTGATGCTGTCTCAAATGCATACCGAATGATCCGCTCTGTTCCTTTACGAGAGAACACCCCCGTCTGCAACACTACTTCCTCCGGCTTACCTTTAAACAACCAATCACCAGCTCCAGCATATTCACCTTCACTGTTTTCACGGATGAACAACATATCAATCGTTTCCTTCGTTCCGTTATCAATAGGACAAGGCGCACCGTTCAACAACTGGATGGGACGGATATTGACATATTGATCGAACTGTTTGCGAATGAT
It encodes the following:
- a CDS encoding tartrate dehydrogenase; amino-acid sequence: MNPYKIAVISGDGIGPEVIDEGIKVMKRVAELDGRLSFEFTHFPWGCEYYLEHGQMMASDGMEQLEKFDAIYLGAVGFPGVPDHISLWDLLLIIRKQFDQYVNIRPIQLLNGAPCPIDNGTKETIDMLFIRENSEGEYAGAGDWLFKGKPEEVVLQTGVFSRKGTERIIRYAFETASDLGKTLTSISKANALNYSMVFWDQVFEEVSLEYPHVETASYLVDAAAMLMIKDPARFEVVVTSNLFGDILTDLGAALAGGMGLAAGANINPEKTYPSMFEPIHGSAPDIAGQHIANPLAAIWSASQMFDFFGFEDLGKLLLDSIEELLVTKSALTPDLGGSASTIEVGDAIVALIESKYV